The Flavipsychrobacter sp. genome contains the following window.
TTAGCTACAAGATTTGGGCAACCAATACTGGATCATCTGAATAACAACAAACTCGGCGAGCTGCAAGCGCATTTGCTAGACAAGGGCGCCATAACCATGAAGCCCGGACTAATAATACTAGAGCGAAGAGGCATTACCAATTTTAGAAAGTTTGCTAAATACATACGTGAGAAAGGTGGCCCCGGCGACCCTAATCGTAAAAGCAGAGTAAAGTTATTTCAACGCTTATTGATGCTAGGTATATTCGTACTCTCTCCCATCTCCAACCTTACGGCCTTTATACAGCTACAGCTACAGAAGCGCAACCTGATAAAAGACGTGGAATACTACAAAGGAATAGACTACGAAGAAGGACGATTGTAACCCTTACCTAGCGGGAATACCTTTTTCCTAACCACTCTCATATAAATAAAACCAGATAGCGCTACAAGTGCCAACAATGCCTCTGCCTTAAGTATTGCAAGTATTGTAATAGGTACAACTATTGACGCTACCTTCAAGAGCTTATCCGTTATTTTCAATTGGCTGGTCATTATTTCTATAGACATAAAGGAAACAAGTAAAGCTCCTAGTACAATACAGATAAGGTATATCTCCTGATAATTAGGCCAGTGCTGTATTCTAACCAACAAGGAAATAATAAATACAGACAAGTAGATATAAAATAAAAGGTGTGTAATACGTGGTATCTTTCTGATAAGGTTATTCATTTGCTTTATTAAATATTTTAGGTGTAACGTAAATTAGGTTAATAATGTTTAGCACTATAAAAATTGCAGCTATATAAAAGTACCTAACATTATGACCTGGAGCATTTATATATACAAGCAATGTTAATGGCAACATGAGAATAAATCCATACACTCCTTTCGTTTTCCCCTTGTTATTTAATTTTGACATCTTCCATACTTGATAAACAAAGCAAAAAAGTGTTATACTCATAGAAGTATAGAAGATTATCCCCCCAAATGGCCAATGTTGTATTTTAAAAGTTGCACCAAAAAACAATAATGGTATACTTAAAATCTGTAGAAATACTAATAACCATTTAGGCATAACAACATATATTTATTTACTCGCCATAGTAGGCTACCTCTTCCACCCCTTCACTATTTTTCATAGCACGGTACATACCTTTAGAGTTGAAGGAGAATAGTCCATTACCTTTAGCATCAACTGCTATCAGTCCACCTTCGCCACCTATTTTTAGCAGCTTGTCTTTTATCACTGTATCACAGGCTTCTTGAAGGCTTAGTCCTTTATACTCCATCAGGCAGCTCACATCATGAGCAACTACAGCTTGTATAAAAGGTTCTCCATGTCCTGTACAGCTTATAGCACAAGTGGCATTGTTGGCATAAGTACCCGCACCTATTACGGGGCTATCACCTATCCTACCAAAACGCTTGTTGGTCATCCCTCCGGTAGAAGTACCTGCGGCAAGATTACCTTCAGCATCGCAAGCAACGGCACCTACAGTACCAAACTTATGATCGTTAGGTGCACCTTTAAGGTTATCTCCTTTATGGTCTAATTGATAGCTATCGCTATGGCGTATTTCTAACCATTGATCGTAGCGCAGCTTATTGTAAAAATAATCGTCAGGCACTTGGTCGATACCACGAGACAAAGCAAACTCACTAGCGCCCTTTCCACTCAAGAATACATGCCCTGAATGTTCCATGACCTCTCTGGCAAGCGATATTGGGTTCTTGATATTACGCACACCAGCTATAGCACCTGCTGCAAGGTTCTTACCATTCATCAAAGCAGCATCCATTTCATTCACTCCTTTCTTAGTATACACAGCACCCTTACCTGCATTGAACAAAGGATTATCTTCCAGCTCTTTTATTGCTGCTTCCACTGCATCCATAGCAGCTCCCTTTTCTTCCAGTACTTTATACCCCGCGTCCAATGCCTTTTTCAAACCTTCGGTATAGGCTTGTTCCTCTTCTTTAGTCATCATTCCGGGATGAATATTCCCTGCACCACCATGTATTACCAGTGTTATTGCCATTGTATATTACTTAGTATTATTAATGCTTATTGTAAATATGCCGCGGTGATATAGTCACCATCGGTCTCTACTTCTATATGTTCTTGCAAAGTAGTGGCTACGGTATGCCCTACAATATCTGGGGTGATGGGGAATGATTTATGCTTACGGTCTACCAGCACTGCTATAAAAACTTTCTTCAGTTTATAGTTGAGTAGCGGTCTTAATGCGTAGAGCAATGTTCTGCCTGAATTAGCTACGTCATCCACTAGTATCACGGCTTTTTCAGAAAGATCTTCACCTATAACTATTTCTTCTGCCAAAGGTTCTTTCTTGTTCATCTTCACGATAATGACCCTAACCTTTATTGGCGATATCTCTTCCAGTCTGCGTGCCAAACTGCGCGCTACTGTAGCCCCGCTACCTTCTATGCCCAATAGGGTCACTTCCTGCTCATTGCTAAAGTTTTCCCATACTTGGTAGGCCATGCGTTGCATCTTCCAGTTGATGCGCTCTTTATCTAGTATCAGTACTTGTTTCTTTTTCATATTCCTTTAGTTTGACCTTATGGCAACTACGGGATTGAGCCTAGATGCCGTACGTGCCGGAATGAAACCCGAAAGTACGCCGACAATTGCGGAAATGCCAATACCTATAAAAATGTTTTTGAAAGACAATATTGTAGGGAAATCGAAACCATAGGTAAGCAAGACACCCAACAGTAGTACAATAGCAATACCTATAAGCCCACCTGTAATGCATAAGGTCACCGCCTCTATCAAAAACTCCAGGAGTATACTTTGCGAACGTGCTCCTATCGCCTTTTTCAAGCCTATCATTTTGGTACGCTCCTTAACCGTAACAAACATAATATTAGCAATACCAAAAGCCCCTACAATAAGAGAAAAGCCTCCTATTACACCACCAATGAGGTTGATAACACCAAAGACATCATCTATCCTCTCGGACACTTGGCTTAGTTTATTGATGGCAAAATTGTTCTTCTCGCCGGGTTTCACTTTTCTTATAGCCCTGAGCGCACCTTCTGCCTCCAGCTGCATATCATCTACATTTACCCCATCGCGCGCCTTTACCATTATCAGAGGGTCGTTGTTCCAGTTGAGCGAAGAAGTGTTGACCAGCGATTTTGCTGTGTTGAAGGAATAGATAACTGCATTGTCGAAATTGAAGCCCGCCATATTCTGCCCCGAACGTTTGAGGATGCCTACCACGGCAAACTTCCTACCCATAAAGGTGACAGACTTATTGATAGCACCACTACTACCTCTGAACAATCGCTCATATACCTCTGCGCCAATAACAGCAACATTGACCCCGCCATCTATTTCAGAAAAGCTGAGGTACCTGCCCTGTGCTATATCTACGGTTTGTATCTTATCAAAGTTATTGGTGACCGCATAGCCTACCGTGCCCGATAGTTCTTGGTCTTTGTATTTTACGGTTACCCCCTTGGAGTAAGACAGTGCAGCATATTCCACACCATGTACTTTTTCTCTGATGGCATTCAGCTCTCTTTGAGATAAGGGTTGTCTTCTCAAATACTCCCACCATTTATATTCCCCGTTCTCCGCCATCCAAGGTTTGCGATTGATGTAAAGCACATCGCTACCCAAGCTCGCCATATTGTCTCTTATATTAT
Protein-coding sequences here:
- a CDS encoding isoaspartyl peptidase/L-asparaginase; translation: MAITLVIHGGAGNIHPGMMTKEEEQAYTEGLKKALDAGYKVLEEKGAAMDAVEAAIKELEDNPLFNAGKGAVYTKKGVNEMDAALMNGKNLAAGAIAGVRNIKNPISLAREVMEHSGHVFLSGKGASEFALSRGIDQVPDDYFYNKLRYDQWLEIRHSDSYQLDHKGDNLKGAPNDHKFGTVGAVACDAEGNLAAGTSTGGMTNKRFGRIGDSPVIGAGTYANNATCAISCTGHGEPFIQAVVAHDVSCLMEYKGLSLQEACDTVIKDKLLKIGGEGGLIAVDAKGNGLFSFNSKGMYRAMKNSEGVEEVAYYGE
- a CDS encoding phosphoribosyltransferase family protein; amino-acid sequence: MKKKQVLILDKERINWKMQRMAYQVWENFSNEQEVTLLGIEGSGATVARSLARRLEEISPIKVRVIIVKMNKKEPLAEEIVIGEDLSEKAVILVDDVANSGRTLLYALRPLLNYKLKKVFIAVLVDRKHKSFPITPDIVGHTVATTLQEHIEVETDGDYITAAYLQ
- a CDS encoding ABC transporter permease — its product is MNHFAQIIGTSVVQAFRELKANKLRTFLSLLGITIGIFCIISVLTVLESMQNNIRDNMASLGSDVLYINRKPWMAENGEYKWWEYLRRQPLSQRELNAIREKVHGVEYAALSYSKGVTVKYKDQELSGTVGYAVTNNFDKIQTVDIAQGRYLSFSEIDGGVNVAVIGAEVYERLFRGSSGAINKSVTFMGRKFAVVGILKRSGQNMAGFNFDNAVIYSFNTAKSLVNTSSLNWNNDPLIMVKARDGVNVDDMQLEAEGALRAIRKVKPGEKNNFAINKLSQVSERIDDVFGVINLIGGVIGGFSLIVGAFGIANIMFVTVKERTKMIGLKKAIGARSQSILLEFLIEAVTLCITGGLIGIAIVLLLGVLLTYGFDFPTILSFKNIFIGIGISAIVGVLSGFIPARTASRLNPVVAIRSN